The Streptomyces sp. NBC_01591 genome window below encodes:
- a CDS encoding tyrosine-type recombinase/integrase, with the protein MALAVVRDLRPELRLEAAEEVAAFEQDLLAEFVLARASAGVLDGTIRGDVGPVLALREWFGRPLWEMEPQDLDRYFGRHRRDSASGTKVRQAAAFAVFFEFLELRHKAAIHAATGFVVESPLDEVNRPRGGTSGRLRIPPPETEIATLFGGWRSDMEEARKYAPAARNYTASRLASLIGPRISELCLLQIGDVRWDLGRFGKVLLKGKGSRGRGKKERLVPLINGSRDLLEWWITGPRWEFDDKVNDPRAPLFPSELRYGDGSSRPVTDDALRSGLADTVARYLPHQAGQLTPHLLRHFAASDLDRNGMDVVAIQEMLGHEWLNTTMIYVHVEKSHVEDAWIRAGQRATERFGGTNR; encoded by the coding sequence ATGGCATTGGCTGTCGTGCGCGATCTACGACCGGAACTCCGCTTGGAGGCAGCCGAGGAGGTCGCTGCCTTCGAGCAGGATCTGCTGGCCGAGTTCGTCCTCGCCCGAGCCTCCGCCGGCGTCCTGGACGGCACCATCCGCGGTGACGTCGGACCCGTCCTTGCCCTGCGTGAGTGGTTCGGCCGGCCTCTGTGGGAGATGGAGCCTCAGGATCTCGACCGCTACTTCGGTCGGCACCGCCGCGACTCGGCTTCGGGTACCAAGGTCCGCCAGGCGGCGGCCTTCGCGGTGTTCTTTGAGTTCCTCGAACTCCGCCACAAGGCAGCCATCCACGCCGCCACCGGCTTCGTCGTCGAATCCCCGCTGGACGAGGTCAACCGGCCCCGCGGGGGCACCTCGGGGAGACTGCGGATCCCGCCGCCGGAAACCGAGATCGCCACGCTCTTCGGCGGCTGGCGATCCGACATGGAAGAGGCTCGCAAGTACGCACCGGCCGCCAGGAACTACACCGCCTCGCGACTGGCCAGCCTGATCGGACCCCGAATATCGGAGTTGTGCCTGTTGCAGATCGGCGATGTCCGCTGGGACCTGGGCCGCTTCGGCAAAGTCCTACTCAAGGGCAAAGGCAGCCGGGGCCGGGGCAAGAAGGAACGGCTCGTCCCGCTGATCAACGGCTCCCGCGACCTGCTGGAATGGTGGATCACCGGGCCTCGCTGGGAGTTCGACGACAAGGTCAACGACCCTCGTGCCCCGCTGTTTCCATCCGAGCTTCGCTACGGCGACGGCTCCAGCAGACCCGTGACCGACGACGCCCTGAGAAGCGGGCTGGCCGATACGGTCGCCCGGTATTTACCTCATCAGGCCGGCCAGCTCACGCCGCATCTGCTGCGGCACTTCGCGGCCTCCGACCTCGACCGCAACGGCATGGACGTCGTTGCCATCCAAGAGATGCTCGGACACGAATGGCTCAACACGACCATGATCTACGTCCACGTCGAGAAGTCCCACGTCGAAGACGCCTGGATCCGCGCCGGCCAACGCGCCACCGAACGTTTTGGAGGGACAAACCGATGA
- a CDS encoding helix-turn-helix domain-containing protein — protein sequence MKWNLRMVAAQRDIWKASELQRLLAEAGLAISAGKMSHLWSGRPLTVRLDDLDIICDVLNCTPADLLIPEKSTGRRETTTAETEKQVVGGTPITHQRRQGRSGPPL from the coding sequence ATGAAGTGGAATCTGCGGATGGTCGCCGCTCAGCGCGACATCTGGAAAGCCTCAGAGCTCCAACGCCTGCTTGCGGAAGCCGGATTGGCGATCTCGGCGGGCAAGATGTCCCATCTGTGGTCCGGACGACCGCTGACCGTCCGCCTCGACGACCTCGACATCATCTGCGACGTGCTGAACTGCACGCCAGCCGACCTCCTCATCCCAGAGAAAAGCACCGGCCGGCGGGAAACCACGACAGCGGAGACAGAGAAGCAGGTCGTCGGAGGCACCCCGATCACCCACCAACGTCGACAAGGTCGTTCGGGGCCGCCGCTGTGA
- a CDS encoding AAA family ATPase, giving the protein MGETERPSWPAFDGVEILTPVSSVAFVVISGLPGSGKSTLARSLARRLSLPVIDKDVILESLYDSLGVGDHAWRNRLSRASDDIMFALAADAGRRRDERTRS; this is encoded by the coding sequence ATGGGTGAGACTGAGCGGCCGAGTTGGCCTGCCTTTGATGGCGTCGAGATACTGACCCCTGTGAGTAGCGTCGCGTTCGTGGTCATCTCAGGTCTACCGGGCAGCGGGAAGAGCACCCTGGCACGGAGTCTGGCCAGGCGCCTCAGCCTTCCGGTGATCGATAAGGATGTGATCCTGGAGTCCCTCTACGACTCGCTCGGAGTCGGTGACCATGCCTGGCGAAACAGGCTGAGCAGAGCAAGTGACGACATCATGTTCGCCTTGGCAGCGGACGCCGGCCGGCGAAGGGACGAAAGGACAAGGTCATGA
- a CDS encoding DUF899 family protein, which translates to MTDQENRTADRASALPAVADRATFQAELDKLRVREKAHTREGDAIAAARRRLPMVEVAADLELTGPDGPITLLEAFEGRGQLIAYYFMWHHGHPAAEQCEGCTWVTTQVEELSYLHSRDITYAVFCQGPYEASRRYRDFMGWDVPWYSAVPSQDVLLVGRHVGMMHLVCYLRDGDRIFETYWTTLRGVEAMDYSYALMDLTVYGRQELWEDSPSGWPRVQGTPADHVRLRSNGRPIPQWSRLEAGRSDNLTPRP; encoded by the coding sequence ATGACTGATCAGGAGAACAGGACGGCCGACCGCGCGTCGGCGTTGCCGGCGGTGGCCGACCGGGCCACCTTCCAGGCAGAACTGGACAAGCTGCGGGTGCGGGAGAAGGCGCACACCCGGGAAGGTGACGCGATCGCTGCGGCCCGACGGCGCCTGCCCATGGTCGAGGTGGCCGCCGATCTCGAGCTGACGGGGCCCGACGGGCCGATCACTCTGCTCGAAGCGTTCGAAGGGCGCGGCCAGCTCATCGCCTACTACTTCATGTGGCACCACGGCCACCCCGCGGCCGAGCAGTGCGAAGGCTGCACGTGGGTCACCACCCAGGTTGAGGAGCTGTCCTACCTTCACTCGCGCGACATCACCTACGCGGTCTTCTGTCAGGGCCCCTACGAGGCAAGCCGCCGCTACCGCGACTTCATGGGCTGGGACGTGCCGTGGTACTCGGCAGTCCCCTCCCAGGACGTGCTCCTGGTCGGACGCCATGTCGGCATGATGCACCTCGTGTGCTACCTACGGGACGGCGACCGCATCTTCGAGACCTACTGGACGACCCTGCGCGGCGTAGAGGCCATGGACTACAGCTATGCACTCATGGACCTCACCGTGTACGGACGTCAGGAGCTGTGGGAAGACTCGCCCTCCGGCTGGCCCCGCGTTCAGGGCACGCCCGCCGATCACGTCCGACTGCGGAGCAACGGACGCCCCATCCCTCAGTGGTCACGACTCGAGGCTGGCCGTTCCGACAACCTCACACCGAGGCCCTGA
- a CDS encoding alpha/beta fold hydrolase, whose amino-acid sequence MSAPSSPSTPATTSYKNTPNRSVSVRGVTFAYRQLGPDDGIPLILLNHLSAVLDNWDPRVVDGLAARRTVITFDNRGVGASSGSTPDTIEAMARDTVLFIRALGYDQVDLLGLSMGGFIAQVIAAEEPDLVRKLILAGTGPAGGPGIDKVTVLTIKDTLKAVLTRKDPKQYLFFTDTAGGRRAAHAFLDRLKERTDDRDKAISLSSFRAQLKAIHHWGLQAPADLSRIHQPVLVANGESDRMVPSVNTLDLADRLPQGELEPLYRDAGHGGIFQHHDRFVPRALEFLEP is encoded by the coding sequence ATGAGCGCACCGTCCAGTCCCTCCACCCCCGCCACGACGTCGTACAAGAACACGCCGAACCGCTCCGTGTCCGTGCGTGGCGTGACCTTCGCCTACCGGCAGCTCGGCCCGGACGACGGCATACCACTGATCCTCCTCAACCACCTGTCCGCAGTCCTGGACAATTGGGATCCACGCGTCGTCGACGGACTCGCCGCCCGACGCACGGTGATCACCTTCGACAACCGCGGCGTCGGCGCATCCAGCGGCTCCACACCCGACACCATCGAGGCGATGGCCCGCGACACCGTGCTGTTCATCCGGGCCCTCGGGTACGACCAGGTCGACCTGCTCGGCCTGTCGATGGGCGGCTTCATCGCCCAGGTCATCGCGGCAGAGGAACCCGATCTCGTACGCAAGCTCATCCTCGCGGGCACGGGCCCCGCCGGAGGCCCCGGCATCGACAAGGTCACCGTCCTCACTATCAAGGACACCCTCAAGGCCGTCCTGACCCGCAAGGACCCGAAGCAGTACCTCTTCTTCACCGACACCGCGGGCGGCCGCCGGGCGGCCCACGCCTTCCTGGACCGGCTGAAGGAGCGCACAGACGACCGCGACAAGGCCATCTCGCTCTCATCATTCCGTGCCCAACTGAAGGCCATCCACCACTGGGGTCTCCAGGCACCGGCCGACCTGTCGCGCATCCACCAACCGGTCCTGGTGGCCAACGGCGAGAGCGATCGAATGGTCCCGAGCGTCAATACACTCGACCTGGCGGACCGGCTGCCCCAGGGCGAACTCGAACCCCTCTACCGCGACGCCGGACACGGCGGGATCTTCCAGCACCACGACAGATTCGTCCCGCGAGCACTTGAATTTCTCGAACCGTAG
- a CDS encoding NADP-dependent oxidoreductase, translating to MKAFMVEKYGGQAGMRAAEVPDPQVGADDVLVKIHAAGVNPLDLRIRNGDFKAFMPYRLPLVLGNDLAGTVVRVGPSVTRFAVGDEVYARPDKDRIGTFAELIAVHQDDLASKPATLTMTEAASLPLVALTAWQALVERAHVQPGQKVLIHAGAGGLGSIAVQLAKALGAHVATTVSTAKVDLVKDLGADIAVDYRTQDFEEVLDGYDVVLDSLGGENLAKSLRVLKPGGMAISVAGPPDPAFARELGANPILRLAMTALSFKTRRSAKRHGVTYSFLFMKASGDQLRELTPLIDAGKIRPVVDRVFPFEETLQAMEYVEKGRAKAGKVVVTMT from the coding sequence ATGAAGGCTTTCATGGTCGAGAAGTACGGCGGCCAAGCCGGGATGCGCGCCGCCGAGGTACCCGACCCCCAGGTGGGTGCCGACGACGTCCTGGTCAAGATCCACGCGGCGGGTGTCAACCCGCTGGACCTCAGGATCCGCAACGGGGACTTCAAGGCGTTCATGCCTTACCGTCTCCCGCTCGTTCTGGGTAACGACCTCGCCGGGACGGTCGTCCGGGTCGGCCCGTCCGTCACCCGGTTCGCGGTGGGCGACGAGGTCTACGCCCGGCCCGACAAGGACCGCATCGGCACCTTCGCCGAACTCATCGCCGTCCACCAGGACGACCTGGCATCCAAACCCGCCACTCTCACCATGACCGAGGCTGCCTCCCTTCCTCTGGTCGCCCTGACCGCATGGCAGGCACTGGTCGAGCGGGCACATGTGCAGCCGGGTCAGAAGGTCCTCATCCACGCGGGCGCCGGCGGCCTCGGCTCCATCGCCGTCCAGCTGGCCAAGGCGCTGGGCGCCCACGTGGCCACCACCGTGAGCACCGCCAAGGTCGACCTGGTCAAGGACCTCGGCGCGGACATCGCCGTCGACTACCGCACGCAGGACTTCGAAGAGGTCCTCGACGGCTACGACGTCGTCCTCGACAGCCTCGGCGGCGAGAACCTCGCCAAATCCCTGCGCGTGCTCAAGCCCGGCGGCATGGCCATCAGCGTCGCGGGCCCGCCCGACCCGGCCTTCGCCCGCGAACTCGGCGCGAACCCGATCCTCCGCCTGGCCATGACCGCCCTCAGCTTCAAGACCCGGCGCAGCGCCAAGCGCCACGGCGTGACGTACTCGTTCCTGTTCATGAAGGCCAGTGGAGACCAACTGCGCGAACTCACCCCCCTCATCGACGCCGGGAAGATCCGCCCCGTCGTCGACCGCGTCTTCCCGTTCGAAGAAACCCTCCAGGCGATGGAGTACGTCGAAAAGGGACGGGCAAAGGCCGGCAAAGTCGTCGTCACGATGACGTGA
- a CDS encoding aldo/keto reductase, whose amino-acid sequence MRYTTFGHRTGLRVSEYALGTANFGTGWGAGAEPDEARRIFDRFAEAGGTFLDSADGYQFGESEELTGKLISADREHFVLATKFALGAAPQPDISKTGNSRKNMVASVEASLKRLGTDYIDLLWVHFPDELTPMEEILRGLDDLVSSGKIHHAALSNFPAWRVSRAVTLADLKNWAPIVGIQHEYSLVERTADRELLPMAESLGLGAALWSPLGGGLLTGKYRSSAEGRLSDLGMVIHTESTGQKTAVVDTVLAIAEETGATPAQVAVAWVRERAARSVATLVPIIGPRNLPQLDSYLGALDVQLTDEQHTRLTEVSAVPLGVPHEGISASLDRLQGGAADRIIAPVVPVA is encoded by the coding sequence ATGCGTTACACGACCTTCGGCCACCGGACCGGACTGCGCGTCTCCGAGTACGCGCTCGGCACCGCGAACTTCGGCACCGGCTGGGGCGCCGGAGCCGAGCCGGACGAGGCACGCCGGATCTTCGACCGGTTCGCCGAGGCCGGCGGCACCTTCCTCGACAGCGCGGACGGCTACCAGTTCGGCGAGTCGGAGGAACTGACCGGAAAGCTGATCTCCGCCGACCGCGAGCACTTCGTCCTGGCCACCAAATTCGCCCTCGGTGCCGCCCCGCAGCCGGACATCTCCAAGACGGGCAACAGCCGCAAGAACATGGTCGCCTCGGTGGAGGCCAGCCTGAAGCGCCTGGGCACCGACTACATCGACCTGCTGTGGGTGCACTTCCCCGACGAGCTCACGCCGATGGAGGAGATCCTGCGCGGACTCGACGACCTGGTGAGCTCCGGCAAGATCCACCATGCCGCGCTGTCCAACTTCCCCGCCTGGCGCGTCTCGCGTGCGGTGACCCTCGCGGACCTGAAGAACTGGGCCCCGATCGTGGGCATCCAGCACGAGTACAGCCTCGTCGAGCGCACCGCCGACCGCGAGCTCCTGCCCATGGCCGAGAGCCTCGGGCTCGGCGCCGCCCTGTGGTCCCCGCTCGGCGGCGGACTGCTCACCGGCAAGTACCGCAGCTCCGCCGAGGGGCGCCTGAGCGATCTGGGCATGGTCATCCACACCGAGAGCACCGGCCAGAAGACCGCCGTCGTCGACACCGTCCTGGCCATCGCCGAGGAGACCGGCGCGACGCCCGCCCAGGTGGCGGTGGCCTGGGTGCGCGAGCGCGCCGCCCGCTCCGTGGCCACGCTCGTCCCGATCATCGGCCCGCGCAACCTCCCCCAGCTCGACAGTTACCTCGGCGCCCTCGACGTCCAGCTGACCGACGAGCAGCACACCCGCCTGACCGAGGTCAGCGCGGTGCCGCTCGGCGTGCCCCACGAGGGGATCTCCGCCTCCCTGGACCGCCTCCAGGGAGGCGCCGCCGACCGGATCATCGCCCCGGTCGTGCCGGTGGCCTGA
- a CDS encoding SDR family oxidoreductase gives MELKNAVAVVTGANRGLGRHLAAQLVERGAKVYGAARRPETVDVPGVIPLRLDVTDEASIREAAHVASDATLLINNAGISTGATLIGGDVAEVRREMETNFFGPLAATRSFAPVIESNGGGAVLNVLSALSWFHPAGLGSYAASKAAAWALSDATREELAPRGITVSALHVGYMDTDMAAAVPADQKVAAADVAAQALSGIETGLPEILADETSRYVKQSLSAAPQPNAG, from the coding sequence ATGGAACTGAAGAACGCGGTCGCGGTCGTCACCGGCGCCAACCGGGGGCTCGGGCGGCACCTGGCCGCCCAGCTCGTCGAGCGTGGCGCGAAGGTGTACGGCGCGGCTCGACGCCCCGAGACGGTCGACGTGCCGGGCGTCATCCCGCTGCGGCTGGACGTCACGGACGAGGCGTCGATACGAGAGGCTGCCCACGTGGCGTCCGACGCGACACTGCTGATCAACAACGCGGGCATCTCCACCGGCGCGACGCTGATCGGAGGCGACGTGGCTGAGGTGCGCCGGGAGATGGAGACCAACTTCTTCGGCCCGCTCGCCGCGACCCGATCCTTCGCCCCCGTCATTGAGAGCAATGGCGGCGGCGCCGTACTCAACGTCCTGTCCGCCCTGTCCTGGTTCCACCCGGCTGGCCTCGGCTCCTACGCGGCCTCTAAGGCCGCCGCCTGGGCGCTGAGCGACGCGACCCGTGAGGAGCTGGCGCCGCGCGGGATCACCGTCTCGGCGCTGCACGTCGGCTACATGGACACCGACATGGCCGCCGCTGTGCCCGCCGATCAGAAGGTCGCCGCCGCCGACGTCGCGGCCCAGGCCCTGTCCGGCATCGAGACCGGCCTGCCCGAGATCCTCGCCGACGAGACCAGCCGCTACGTCAAGCAGAGCCTGTCCGCGGCACCCCAGCCGAACGCGGGCTGA
- a CDS encoding TetR/AcrR family transcriptional regulator, producing the protein MGRVSQAQAEENRRRVVDTASALFREQGTHVSVADLMKAAGLTHGAFYKQFASKEALVDEATAHAFIELARRHTAGLERYDGQRDAAQQALIDTYLSVQHRDDPADGCPVAALATDIAREGGGREARRVYTEGVADFAAFLASDDQDGIVRLCTLFGALVLSRATKGSSLSEEILAAAHAALTETG; encoded by the coding sequence ATGGGCCGCGTATCGCAGGCACAGGCGGAGGAAAATCGCAGGCGGGTGGTGGACACCGCCTCCGCCCTGTTCCGGGAACAGGGCACACACGTCAGCGTCGCCGACCTGATGAAGGCGGCCGGTCTGACCCACGGCGCCTTCTACAAGCAGTTCGCCTCCAAGGAGGCGCTCGTCGACGAGGCCACCGCCCACGCCTTCATCGAGCTCGCCCGGCGCCACACCGCCGGGCTCGAGCGGTACGACGGGCAGCGCGACGCCGCCCAGCAGGCGCTGATCGACACCTACCTCTCCGTCCAACACCGCGACGACCCGGCGGACGGCTGCCCGGTCGCCGCGCTCGCCACCGACATTGCGCGCGAGGGCGGAGGGCGCGAGGCCCGTCGCGTCTACACCGAGGGGGTGGCCGACTTCGCCGCCTTCCTCGCCAGTGACGACCAGGACGGCATCGTCCGCCTCTGCACCCTGTTCGGTGCGCTGGTCCTGTCCCGGGCCACCAAGGGCTCCTCGCTCTCCGAGGAGATCCTCGCCGCGGCCCACGCAGCCTTGACGGAAACCGGCTGA
- a CDS encoding TetR/AcrR family transcriptional regulator — MIATWFSRQSPRSSQPAGRRERNKQLKLDRITAAAHELFAERSIDKVTTQQIADKADIGTGTLFLYAKTKGELLLLVQNSLYAEALERGRADAENTPDALEAVMAIVRPVVECNRTQVDNGRVYLREMVFGDPAEPRHREALAITGQTEEAVAAVLCRDARVGEADAAAMARIVSAVMFLAMAASVNVAASVDEIMRDIRGQIAVLLSR, encoded by the coding sequence GTGATCGCGACCTGGTTCAGCCGGCAGTCACCGCGGTCTTCCCAGCCGGCCGGTCGGCGCGAGCGGAACAAGCAGCTCAAACTCGACCGCATCACCGCCGCAGCCCACGAGCTGTTCGCCGAACGCAGCATCGACAAGGTCACCACCCAGCAGATCGCCGACAAGGCCGACATCGGCACCGGCACGCTCTTCCTCTACGCCAAGACCAAGGGCGAACTCCTCCTGCTCGTCCAGAACTCCCTCTACGCCGAAGCCCTCGAACGAGGCCGGGCGGATGCCGAGAACACCCCGGACGCACTGGAAGCGGTGATGGCGATTGTCCGGCCGGTCGTCGAATGCAACCGGACCCAGGTCGACAACGGGCGCGTCTACCTGCGCGAGATGGTCTTCGGCGACCCCGCCGAGCCCCGCCACCGCGAGGCCCTCGCCATCACCGGGCAAACCGAGGAGGCCGTGGCCGCCGTGCTGTGCCGGGACGCGCGGGTCGGCGAGGCAGATGCGGCGGCGATGGCGCGCATCGTGTCCGCCGTGATGTTCCTCGCGATGGCGGCAAGTGTGAACGTCGCCGCGAGCGTCGACGAGATCATGCGCGACATCCGGGGGCAGATCGCAGTCCTGTTGTCGCGTTGA
- a CDS encoding CBS domain-containing protein, producing the protein MTLVQMQPRSASATPVHRTAVDAMGTGAPQVCDDMNVEVALSVMASARTGHLLVCDNDGLCTQLVTQAQLAAVRDSPAYTDRVQLRDILGDRGPFTSPVTSMAEAEHAMRCRRLDALPVVDEQGSALGILALTG; encoded by the coding sequence TTGACGCTGGTTCAGATGCAGCCCCGCTCGGCGAGTGCCACCCCCGTGCACAGGACGGCGGTCGACGCCATGGGCACAGGCGCACCGCAGGTCTGTGACGACATGAATGTCGAGGTGGCCCTGTCCGTCATGGCCAGCGCCCGCACCGGGCACCTGCTCGTCTGTGACAACGACGGCCTGTGCACCCAACTGGTCACCCAGGCCCAGCTCGCCGCAGTCCGCGACAGCCCCGCGTACACGGACCGGGTTCAGCTGCGCGACATCCTCGGCGACCGCGGGCCGTTCACCTCGCCCGTGACCTCGATGGCCGAGGCCGAGCACGCGATGCGCTGCCGCCGGCTCGATGCCCTGCCTGTCGTCGACGAACAAGGCAGCGCTCTGGGCATCCTCGCCCTTACCGGCTGA
- a CDS encoding SCO5918 family protein, which translates to MRCVIARFPFDLTKSGVLESMKGIRPEQVIGESVIIGRRTYPVKQVGQVITRQDRRDFSAGEVLRAMTQLGFTCRGLPHTAAPTGALSPFQQASVMLGAPAAV; encoded by the coding sequence ATGCGCTGTGTCATCGCCCGCTTCCCGTTCGACCTCACCAAGAGCGGCGTCCTGGAATCGATGAAGGGCATCAGGCCCGAGCAGGTCATCGGCGAGTCCGTGATCATCGGCCGCCGCACCTACCCCGTCAAGCAGGTCGGCCAGGTCATCACACGCCAGGACCGCCGCGATTTCAGCGCCGGCGAAGTCCTCCGGGCCATGACCCAGCTCGGCTTCACCTGCCGCGGCCTTCCCCACACCGCCGCGCCCACGGGCGCCCTCAGCCCGTTCCAACAGGCTTCCGTGATGCTCGGCGCCCCTGCGGCCGTCTGA
- a CDS encoding YjbQ family protein, with protein MTGTFTTRTINIATGATETMHDLTNACSAFLREVAHGRNGLLNVFTPHETSGLAIIETGAGSDDDLLAALREILPADDRWRARHGRPGHGSDHVLPALVPPHATLPVVNGELELGASQSVVLVNSNRESPERQVRLSFLG; from the coding sequence ATGACCGGCACCTTCACCACCCGCACCATCAACATTGCAACCGGCGCCACTGAGACTATGCACGACCTGACGAACGCATGCTCCGCGTTCCTCCGGGAGGTCGCTCATGGGCGAAACGGACTGCTGAACGTTTTCACCCCCCACGAGACATCCGGCCTGGCCATCATCGAGACCGGCGCGGGCAGTGACGATGACCTGTTGGCAGCCCTCCGTGAAATTCTTCCCGCGGACGACCGTTGGCGAGCCCGCCACGGTCGTCCAGGCCACGGCAGTGACCACGTGCTCCCGGCACTGGTACCACCACACGCCACGCTGCCCGTAGTCAATGGTGAGCTGGAGCTGGGGGCCTCGCAGTCCGTTGTACTGGTGAACTCCAACCGGGAAAGCCCCGAACGCCAAGTCCGGCTGTCCTTCCTCGGCTGA
- a CDS encoding IS5 family transposase yields the protein MCQCENSEAVSGPCCPSSLTDEMWEIIQLLLPVRDLRRGGGVRKYGDRLVLDSLFYVLRSGCQWRMLPRDLMPWDAAHRWFTKWRRDGTWDRVHDGLRRQVRVGAGRDPEPSAAVIDAQSIKTSEGGEARGFDAGKRTTGRKRHVIVDTMGLLLVVAVTSASVQDRAKGRIVLARLAKGFRTVSLVWVDGGYANSVDSTLLSWARDTLDIVVEIVKRTDDVKGFKVLSRRWVVERSFGWLVRNRRLARDYERLTATSEAMIKVAMIRLMLVRLAGQPSRWSHESHRKTARTKTIEDLIAA from the coding sequence GTGTGCCAGTGCGAAAACTCCGAGGCCGTCAGCGGCCCATGCTGTCCGTCCAGCCTGACCGATGAGATGTGGGAGATCATCCAGCTGCTTCTTCCCGTGCGTGACCTGCGAAGAGGCGGCGGCGTGCGCAAGTACGGGGACCGGTTGGTGCTCGACTCGCTCTTTTACGTGCTGCGGTCGGGCTGCCAGTGGCGGATGCTTCCGCGCGATCTGATGCCCTGGGACGCGGCCCACCGCTGGTTCACCAAGTGGCGGCGGGACGGCACCTGGGACCGCGTCCACGACGGGCTCCGCCGCCAGGTCCGGGTCGGGGCCGGACGCGATCCCGAGCCGTCGGCCGCCGTGATCGACGCCCAGTCGATCAAGACCAGCGAGGGCGGCGAGGCGCGTGGGTTCGATGCGGGCAAGCGAACGACAGGGCGGAAGAGACACGTGATCGTGGACACGATGGGCCTGCTGCTGGTCGTTGCCGTCACCTCCGCGTCCGTGCAGGACCGGGCCAAAGGCCGCATCGTCCTGGCCCGTCTCGCGAAGGGATTCCGCACGGTCAGTCTGGTGTGGGTCGACGGCGGATACGCCAACTCCGTTGATTCCACGCTGCTTTCATGGGCCCGCGACACGTTGGACATCGTTGTGGAGATCGTGAAGCGGACCGACGACGTCAAGGGCTTCAAGGTCCTGTCCCGCCGCTGGGTGGTGGAGCGAAGTTTCGGCTGGCTGGTCCGAAACCGTCGGCTGGCCCGCGACTACGAACGGCTTACCGCGACCTCCGAGGCCATGATCAAGGTGGCGATGATCCGCCTGATGCTCGTCCGGCTCGCCGGGCAGCCATCACGGTGGAGCCATGAATCCCACCGCAAGACCGCCCGAACCAAGACCATCGAGGACCTCATCGCAGCGTAA
- a CDS encoding hemerythrin domain-containing protein yields the protein MGPGGDVIAELAADHRELEALFSQIELQPVDHPRRRELADRLTAELVRHTVAEELHLYPVVREHVPHGAALADKELADHARAERMLKDLEDLSVDDPQFNDTIAKLKFEIASHVREEEHELFPKLAATLPPEKLDELGRLVRRARETAPTRPHPPLPNTPPAHSEPPRVR from the coding sequence ATGGGACCTGGTGGCGATGTGATCGCGGAGCTCGCGGCCGATCACCGTGAGCTGGAGGCGTTGTTCTCGCAGATCGAGTTGCAGCCCGTCGACCACCCCCGGCGGCGGGAACTCGCGGACCGGCTGACCGCAGAACTGGTGCGGCACACGGTCGCCGAGGAACTGCACCTCTACCCCGTGGTCCGCGAGCATGTACCGCACGGTGCGGCACTGGCGGACAAGGAACTCGCCGACCACGCCAGAGCCGAGCGCATGCTCAAGGACCTCGAAGACCTGAGCGTCGATGACCCGCAGTTCAACGACACGATCGCGAAGCTGAAGTTCGAGATCGCCTCCCACGTGCGCGAGGAAGAACACGAACTGTTCCCGAAACTCGCAGCCACCCTCCCGCCCGAGAAGCTGGACGAACTCGGCCGGCTGGTACGCCGGGCCAGGGAAACCGCCCCCACCCGCCCCCATCCCCCGCTCCCGAACACCCCGCCCGCCCACAGTGAACCGCCCCGGGTTCGGTAG
- a CDS encoding transposase: MGSKKRAYDAEFREGAVRIVIETGKPIPQVADELGVHAGTLHSWVSRWRRNGSASSDRPAQEAAGGRMRESERGELERLRREMSEKNKRIRELEMERDVLKRCMVLWVK, from the coding sequence ATGGGGTCCAAGAAACGGGCGTACGACGCCGAGTTCCGTGAGGGTGCTGTACGCATCGTGATCGAGACGGGGAAGCCGATCCCGCAGGTCGCCGACGAGCTCGGAGTCCACGCGGGCACGCTGCACAGCTGGGTCTCGCGCTGGCGCCGAAACGGGTCGGCATCCTCCGATCGGCCCGCGCAGGAGGCCGCCGGCGGGCGGATGCGGGAGAGCGAGCGGGGCGAACTGGAGCGGCTGCGGCGGGAGATGAGCGAGAAGAACAAGCGGATACGCGAGCTGGAGATGGAGCGTGATGTCCTCAAGCGATGCATGGTCCTCTGGGTGAAGTGA